The sequence AGGTGAGTCTCTAAACCAGAGCTTGATTACCAAATGAAGCCCACGCAATTGGGGAACATAGCAAAGTGGGACATCTCTCACAAATCCCACTTAAAAGAGGGATGGGAGCACACAGAAAGTAGCttgtttttgattaattttgaacagaatGTCGGTCTGTTATCGATGTAGCCGTTTGTAAATCATTTTTCTGTATTACTCTAGGTTCTTTGATGCATCCACTGGAAAGTTCCTGAAGTCTGCTAATGGAGCTGATGGCGCCAAGTTCCCCCGTACTTTTGTTGCTCTTATCCTGGACCCCATCTACAAGGTAACATGATTgtgattttattaaaatattattgtTGTGGTTCAGTTACAAGGCAGCATTGTTCAAATGTGTAAATTTTGTAATTGGGTAAATCTGTATCTGTAAACTTTGAGCAAAATAGATGGGTTACTGTGTGCCCTGCAAGTGATGATTTGAATATTCTTCACTTTGACCTGATTAATCAGTGATGATAACCTTCACTCTGAGCAGGGCACAGAAACTGTGGGTTGCTTTAACATTCTTGGCTTGGTCATGTTAAATTGCAGTCTACTAATTCAAATTAACATCCTTTTAGGTGTTCGATGCCATCATGAAATTCAACAAGGAGGAAACCGCCAAACTGATCGAGAAGCTGGAAATCAAGTTGGATACTGAGGACAAGGAGAAGGAGGGTAAGCCACTCCTGAAGGCTGTGATGCGCCGCTGGCTGCCTGCCGGAGAAGCCCTTCTGCAAATGATCACCATCCACCTGCCTTCCCCTGTCACTGCCCAGAGGTACCGCTGCGAACTGCTCTATGAAGGACCTGGAGATGATGAGGCTGCCATGGGTATGAAGCCTATTGCATAATAATAGTAATCGCTCAAGGCGAGACCTTGGTAGGTTAGCCAGATTGTAGTAGTTCTTGAACTGATTGTCAgaccaattattttttttttaaccaggtATCAAGAACTGTGACTCCAAGGCTCCCTTGATGGTGTACATCTCAAAGATGGTCCCCACCACTGACAAGGGTCGCTTCTACGCATTTGGTCGCGTGTTCTCTGGTACCGTCTCCACTGGCCTGAAAGTACGCATCATGGGACCAAACTTCGTCCCTGGAAAGAAGGACGATCTCTTCTTGAAGCCAATTCAGAGGTTGGTTTCAACATCTGATCGGTTGGATTCATTAGTTTATATGTATAATCAGTTATGTGAAGTCAATTTATCAGATATTTGTCACATCTGAATTGTCTTTTATTTCTACCACTTACACCCATTGCTCTTTGCCAGGACCATTTTGATGATGGGTCGTTATGTTGAGCCAATTGAAGATGTGCCATGCGGTAACATCGTGGGTCTGGTTGGAGTGGACCAGTACCTTATCAAGACTGGAACAATCACCACCTATGAGCAGGCTCACAACATGAAAGTGATGAAGTTCAGCGTCAGCCCTGTGGTGAGAGTTGCTGTGGAGGTCAAAAACCCTGCCGACCTGCCCAAGCTGGTGGAGGGTTTGAAGCGTCTGTGCAAGTCCGATCCTATGGTGCAGTGCATCATTGAGGAGTCTGGAGAACATATCGTTGCTGGGGCTGGAGAGCTACATCTGGAGATCTGTCTGAAAGATCTGGAGGAGGATCATGCTTGCGTTCCACTCAAGGTAattaaaagcaaataaaaaatctaatttctaGCAGTGAAAGATGTCGTTTTGATCTTATCCCTCGAGGTGAACATTTTTGCATTgaaacttgttttctttttagaaaTCCGATCCAGTGGTGTCTTACAGGGAGACAGTCCAGGCAGAATCAagtgttgtctgtctgtcaaaGTCGCCCAACAAGCACAACCGTCTGTTCATGAAGGCCTGTCCCTTGTCAGATGGCCTGGCAGAGGATATTGAGAAGGGTGACGTCACCAATCGTCAAGACCTCAAGACCCGTGCCCGCTACCTTGCTGACAAGTACGAGTGGGATGTCGGTGAGGCCAGAAAGATCTGGTGCTTCGGACCCGATGGAACTGGCCCCAACCTTTTGGTCGACGTTACCAAGGGAGTGCAGTACCTCAATGAGATCAAGGACAGTGTCGTGGCTGGCTTCCAGTGGGCAGTTAAGGAGGTAAGAATTCACTGTCCATTGCACTGAGCTAAAACAGTCAAGTTCGGAGAGAATCTTGTTTTCTGAAtatacttcttttcttttttttttttaaatctacattTGGTGTCTCCATATTGTTTTTAGGGTGTCCTCTGTGAAGAGAACATGCGTGCCATTCGCTTCAACGTCCATGATGTGACCCTGCATACAGATGCTATTCACCGTGGTGGTGGTCAGATTATTCCCACAGCTCGCAGAGTTCTGTACGCATGCGAGCTCACTGCCGAGCCCAGGATAATGGAGCCCATCTACCTGGTGGAAATCCAGGTAAGTGCCACTGGAGATGTAGTAGAAAGGTTTTTACTTGTCGCACATTGACAGGTATTTACCATAACTATTTTCCATAGTTGACTTGCCCGTCATGTCACAAATTGGAGTGTTGTCTGTATGACTCAATATCTCCTGTCTACTTTGCAGTGTCCTGAAGCTGCTTTGGGTGGGATCTACGGTGTGTTGAACAGGAGGCGTGGTCACGTGTTTGAGGAGATCTCTGTCATGGGCACACCAATGCGTGTTACCAAGGCCTATCTGCCTGTCAATGAGTCATTTGGTAAGTCCTCATTTAATAAAGGCTGTTCTGAGCCGAGCAGCCAAAACATTAGTTCTCTAGCCCGTGTTGATTTTGTCACCTGATTATGATTTATAGTCTTAAAGAGAAGTCAAGTTTACAAACAATTCTCCCACTCCTTAGTGAAGATGTGATAAGCTCTCAGCAGAAATCATTTTAATAACATGATATGCTTACTTTTTGTGCTTTGTTGCGGTGTCAATTTTCAGTTGGATTGTAGAAGTTGGTCTAAGTTTATTAGCCAGTAGCaaacattaaattaatattGTTACTGAAACCCAAGATGCTTATTTTAGTGAAACATTCAACATGTATCAAGCCACCTAAACTAAAAAGGAGATGCTTTTGCAAATGCAGGTAGTTGGAAAAAGTACTTTGTATTAAAACtggggatgttaataattaaccgttaaccaacattaagaatTGTAACCGATTTAATGCTATCAGTTAaaaggttaaaagaaatattaataattaattaaaaagctgagcaaaactcagcaGCGGCTTGTCAGTTTAAGTagaaagctggtccaccttaagagagtcggagccggagttacagatacaggaagttggctcgggtcttgagtggagcacagagcagaggagttgtagcctcgtaacatttattcactgataaataaactgtacacacactgctacagctacgttcacagctataacgccaccgacaaaccCACACTCCCCGCcgacacacacatacggtctgtcggacactcgctaaagttacgccgcgttgacagactgtatgtgtgtggctaCAGGGAGCCCAAAGCCTCCAGCAGCgctacagctgctaacgtagcacaaacacacacactgtttgtcgaaCAATCactaaagttatgccgggcGACAGAGAGAGTATCGTTACatcaggcagacacacagctgacaacctactaaactaaatgatgcagTGGTGGTGGcggacttttactgggaaagggGCTGCATGTGTCCTCGACACTACaagcagcaccgtggctgctacagtaactctcccggaAGGGTGAACCGGGGACTCAGTCAAATGacgttaaaaataaaataacatattttagactGGGGAATCTTTGAGAGTCAAAGTGTGCATACACATGATTTTCTTACAGGGGATTTCCGGCAGGTCAGGGGGAGAGGAAAAGTCAAGAAACGCTGTTACGCATCAAAAATCCACAGTGCCTGGAGCACTTTTGATAAAGCTGAGATGCTAGCTgttaaaactaaacaaaagTTTCATCACAAAcgaagcattatttatttagcctatatTTAATAATCAGAACAGTCAAAATCAGCCCTGATTTATTAAGCGGAGTGGGAAAACGAATGTTCCCACATCTGTGACTGCTGTACCATCACTCCTTGCAACCCTTTAACCCATAATGTAAACGATGCTTGGCAGGAAGGTATTAAAGCATACTTTGCTCTGTCCATTCCCAGGTTTCACCGCTGACCTTCGTTCCCACACTGGTGGCCAGGCCTTCCCACAGTGTGTGTTCGACCATTGGAACATCCTTGCCGGAGACCCATTTGACCCTGCATCCAAGCCTGGTATTGTTGTCACGGAGACACGCAAACGTAAGGGTCTCAAGGAAGGTATCCCAGCCTTGGACAACTACCTGGACAAATTGTAAACGCCTGGACCCCACTTGGCTCATgcctcattcctccctttccaacaAAGTTAAATCTATGTGGGAGTGGACTGTACAGAACACAGTGAGCACTAAGGTTTGCCAAAAGGATTGACAATAATGGATAAACGACTACAAAAATTGTaaacgataaataaaataaaataaaaataaaggttGAGGCTGttcatttttgtttctttatggGAATGAATGATCATGTGGAAGCTATGTAAGACTTTTTTCCACTGCTGCTTAAATTTATCTATGGTGGCTACAATTAAACAAGAATAAAGGGTTGAGGTGCTCAATCTACTTTTATGTCCTCACATTAACCAAATATGATGCATTAAACATTTACTAACGCAGTCGGCCctttttgtgtgttgtgttcaacAATAgacttcatttatttaattttttttcaaagaatGCAAATTTCTTCCCTTAAGCACATTAAATATCTAGTTATATTTATGGTGGGTGCAGTTAATTTTCAGGATGTAAACTGCATGTGTGGAAGACGAGAGTTTGCTCGGTTTTCAAAGCAGAAACTACAGCTGTACTAAGAAGCAAGTTGCAAGTTGAATTGTGCTTAAGTGTCAGCTAGGACAGAACACTTAAACAATATGTGTGCAATATTTACAGATGGGTAGCAGGCAGCCTTATTTATAATCATAGCTGAAAGTTGGATGTCAACTAATGTTTATTTCAAGGTTTACAATGATGTTGccacatacagcttattaaatTTATACGTGGTCATAGTTTGTAGTGTAATCCAcacttatttgtattttttagatctaacattacaagaatatcAAATTAAGCAACATGTCAATGATAAAACTAAGTACCAGACTATTTCCTCTACCTAGAAAGATTAGTTGGTTATTCCCACTAGTAGATGACAGAATTATTAGTTCCCAGCTGCTTtcagttttatatcattgtaaatttaGAATCATTACATTTTCTTGGTCGGACTAATCAAATGTCACCTAAAGCTTCTGGTTACTTGAGAttggcttttttgtttgtttttttgtagacAATTTATTAATTGAGAAAACGAGCCTTGCGTACaaccttatttttttaatcgGGCTGGTAAACTATAATTTTACCTTTCTGGGATTGTGATGGTTACCAATTACTGTGCAAAGGTAAGTTATTCCATTTTCTGGCACCACATGACAGAAAGATTCCCAAGTAAAACACCATTCACATGAAAGGAATGTAAAATACGTGTGAGGGTGTGGTAGAAACCTATAATGGCTCATATAAAAACCACACCCAAAGAACATACAATAGGTAAAATGCTGCTGTAACAAAAATCACCAGTAGTTTTAGATACTAGTGtccaaaacatttcacataGAAAAATATAGTGTaaagttcaaacaaaacaaatcaaatgtttttgttagcAGAGCAAGTCTCTTTTTATACATCGACAATGACACACAGGAATCCattaaatggccattttcatTCCATAATAAAACTCCACAAAGTTAGATTGAAAACTCGCCACATGATGTTTTAATCAAAGGAAGATGAAAATACTCAGCCTATCTGGTTGGGTAATTTTTGGAATTGAGTTTACACTGCACAAGTTTAAAACatttgttagaaaaataatgaaatgtaatCAGTTGAATTATTTTGAAGTAATTAAGATGAtattaattgcatttttttaatatatatatattcaacattttattgaaatttaagacaaaaacagaCACTTCACTTAACAGGAGATCCATCAGAAACAGActcctatactgtatatatacatgtgctAAAAgggtaaataaaacaaacaaaacaaaaaccaacACACTGGCATCCTCTTCAGTTGACCTCTAAGTTACAGGTACAGATAGCCAGGAAGTGAAAGTGACTGTCACCCTTTCATAAGCAGCCAATTGAGCCATTGCTGTAGCCCATTCCTCGTAAGGGGATGGGTCTCAGTAATATCCGTTTAGCTGTTGTAAATGCCAAAATTGAATTGCATTTTAACAGGGTAGCTAGTAATCTGTAACCTATTATTATAACCCCACGACAACGTTGTCGGGGGTATATATATCGCTCTGCgtgtccttccgtccgttcgcgtgtcacactttcctTTCCAGACCAGAActcagaaactatttaacttaggaacttcaaatttggtatgatggttgacagtgtggtctagttgtgcctttcgTGGGGTTAAAAGTCCAATGTGCCCAAAATCTTtaaaattttggccaaaaagttatttttttccacttcaatttcgtttccggagtagaacttgttccattagttccaaaagggcaaaacctttggccgtactttagtaggggtcaaatAGTGAGCCATGCTCACCTTTGCCTTGTATTTCTAAAGTAATCTTCCCAACACCTGTAGGGCTTAAAGGTATCATTAAAAGGCAACCAAACAGGCAGTTGGAGTTGCTGTGGGGCAACATGTGTTCTTGAATTGAAACCTAATCCTTTGCGAACATGTGTTCTTGAATTGAAGCCTAATCCTTTGCGAACATGTGTTCTTGGGTTCAAGCCGAACCCAACCCTGACAAACGTGTTCTGTGAGATCTGTAGTTAACTTGTTTCCCAGACAAGAAACCATGAACAAATTCAGTATTCATAGCAACTCAAACAGGAGAATCATCCAACAGTTAGAGACTTCTTTTAAAACTtagaagtagttttgttgtaagAGTCTAAAAACAGAGAGTTTGGCAGAAGAAATTGGAGCAAGGTGAGCAATACCGGTATGCTTTATTAATCTAAGTTTGGATTCAGTGAAAATAAATTACTTTGGGGATATGAAACAGTACAACATGGAGCCAGTAATCCACAACCACTGTTGTGTAATTGTTTCTGGAATCAGTGGGTGACATTTTTGCTGTCATGTATTTGTAGGCCTCTCATACCAATTCTGTTCATGCAAATTAACATTAAGACCTTCGTGtcaataaatgtatttagtaGAGAACAGCTTATCATATTCACAGAtcaattaatgttattatttcatGATATTTTCTGTTGGTTTGTTTCTGATTTTGGAAGTATGTACCGGAGGTTTGCCACCAGGCCTACATTGACTCTGGCTTTATTCAATCTAAAGTTTTGTTGCTCACTGTGACCAGTGGAGGGCAGTGAACACTCACTGATTCCAAACTTTCTAAATAGAGAGAAGCATGAGCCCAATCTCAATGTCCCCCCTAAGGccttaaaccctgaaccctcagggacttgactgaTGTCACCTGGTgaatggttgagtgtgagaggctgccaaaggcttgaaatggtataaatacaaatgggacagcactttgcaGCGACATGTCACGTTACTTTGACGCCTTGTGGATTGATAAGGgtgtaatcttttttttaggTGTATATACTGATAGAGGCAACCTCTACGGATATGAAGAAAGTCATACGTGCCATATCATGTTCCAATTAAGTAAATGCTCCCACTGAACCTCTTTTCCATAAATACAGTCTTCTGAAACTTTATGACCTTAGTTGCtctattgttttatttaagttTTAACAGACCGACACCGATATTAGAAGACATGGTCTTGTTTCTGAATTGTAATACAGGCTCACACTCTACAAACAATGCTCTCAAGCTTatctgtcttgtttgtttgtttctttattcacacatatttaaaaaatttttagaaagatacaatatataatttacaaGGGTGTGAGGGAGAATCGCCTAAAAACCCTCCACTGGCTTGAAAAGTGTCATTCTCCAGGCAGCATACTACATAAAATAATTACAGTaatgtaattaaaataaaataaacataaacttgTATGTATGTACCTGGCAAATACAGCTGATTCTGATAGTGAACAAGTGAACAAGGGGTTGATTTGGGACACAGGCAGAGATGTAGTTACATACTGTGATCACTGAGGAGCGCGATGACGTAACAATCAGTCAAATCCAGGGCGTCTTCCGGTGAAGACTTCCAAAATAAAGCTCTCTCAGAAACGCCCTACGATTACTGGAATGGGGTTGTTCGAGGTGAGCACGTGATTTTGGCCTATTGAAGCGAGACATACAAACATCCAGCCTTTTAATTTAAACTTTATCCATGCTTCATAATATAGAAACAATTACAGAATATCATCCTTATTATAAAAGCATAACTACATCATCTTATCAACCTTACAATACTAACAACATTGTTTTATAGCTAAACATATGGGAGTACTGtaggataaaaaaaagtaaagcatAATACAAATGactaaatataaaagaaaagaaaatctctgATAATATATGATATGCCTTACTAACATAGTAAAGTGCAAAGTGTATAACATTTCTGGGCTTTCTATGGATTTCACAATTAGTTAAAactcattattaatattaataataataataataataataataatacatttgatttataaagcgcttttcttgatactcaaagacactttacacagataaaatgatcataaaaacaaggacatcataaacatataaaacagacaatattaattacacattaaaagcagttctaaaaaggtgagttttgatAAAATTCATTAGGAACGGTCAATATTAAAACTAAGTACttaacatttactcaagtattgtactaacatacaattttgaggtacttaattgagtatttccattttatgctactttctgCTCCACCCacagggtcgtgtctagaaggtaacccacgtagttgggaaactctcgcgagatgctTAAGGTAAGTCATTAAATTTCGATTAGTTAAGGTTAAACATTAACCtagaatagttaaagttaggcaccGACTtagaatggttaaggttaggcattgacctagaatagttaagattaggaTAAATCCTCGGACAGGAAGTCACGCGAGACTTTGCAATTTGAGGGGTACCTTCTAGAAATGACCACACTCCCTTTATTGGGATCCAGCCAACCAATCAGGACTCTCCGAGCTCGACCAATCAGATTGCAGGTAGTTGTCTGCTCTTCCTGTTTGGCCGAGGGAATCATTATCGGGTGAGTTACAAGACGTTTATCTACAAAAAGTAGAATAATACTATAAAACTATCTCTGTCCGGAGTGACTAGACATCATTGTATGAACGAATACACATTTTCCTGTAATTATTTTACTCTTTGTAAAGTGTGAGCAGCTTGGATAGCCTGTTTTGTCTGGATATTGTCTGTTGGTTAGCTGCATTGAACTGCTAGCAAACAATCAGGTTAGCTCATCTCTGCGTggaaaacaaaagcagaaatGTGCTGTTTTTTGCATCTTTTTCACAATTTCTCCCATGTTATTCTGCACagatttcaagattcaagagttttatttgccatttgcacctaagtacattgtaattctgagcagtttacaccgagtcagctttaagagaaagaaaaaaggtagaaaaggcacaaggtaattacagtataaaataagtagcacattcaactcaacacaataaatacatacattattaAGATAtgcagtgtagtcaataaataaaccaaactaccctctgcataggaacaaTACCcaccagaatacaaatatacagtatatatgctccatgaccatgttaaaagaactatcataaaaataaataaataatatatttcagacaattacacagtgaaaggcagcatattgcacagcattacagtccattcagttcaggtctactgtgtgtcaataatggtatggaggtgagttgtggggtatttgtgtccctctttaattAGACTTATTCCCCCTAACTGATTAACACCCATTTTCCACAATTCCAGTACATAGTCCAGTGCACGGAGACCATGGGAGGCATCAAACAAGAGCAGAGTGATGCATCACAGCAGTCCAAACCTTCGCATTCAGCAGATCAACAACAAGATGAGGTGAGTACTACACTTACATCTGACCAGGATCATCAGGCTTTGGGAAGCACTTTAAATGTGCCTCTTTAGTTTGAGGAATAAGGTTGTCAAGTTTTGCAACCAAAGATTTGATTGGACCATTTTGTttagataagatcagatattcctttattagtcccacaatggggaaatttgcagtgtacagcagcaaaggggatagtgcaaaaaacaagatgcatcagctaacacagtaaaaaaaaaagagctaaacaaagtgaaacaaaatatgaaccatttaaatagaaggaagtataaaaaataggagcagtatatacagtattgacaataaacagactattaaaaaaattgcaCAAAAAAAGGAGTTAAACTGTTCATACTAATACAACcaccctgcaataaatcctaccttcatAAAGGTTATAATGTTACAGGAGGGGACAAATTATGAgaaattctttttatttttacaggGTAGGTTGGTTGAGCACATTATGCTCTTTTATGACAATGTCCCGTTAATAGCTGTGCAGAACAGTAGAAACAAAATAACAAGGACAGACACTcagtaaataaaacaggaaattcACTATCAACAGAAAATTACCTCTCAATTTAACGTAATAACACTTTAACGTAATAACAACTGTTTGAACTAATACCTAACAGTTTAACCTTCATGGGGTAGGA comes from Sebastes fasciatus isolate fSebFas1 chromosome 5, fSebFas1.pri, whole genome shotgun sequence and encodes:
- the LOC141767966 gene encoding elongation factor 2b-like; protein product: MVNFTVDQIRTIMDKKANIRNMSVIAHVDHGKSTLTDSLVSKAGIIASSRAGETRFTDTRKDEQERCITIKSTAISLFYELNEADLAFIKQSKDGTGFLINLIDSPGHVDFSSEVTAALRVTDGALVVVDCVSGVCVQTETVLRQAIAERIKPVLMMNKMDRALLELQLEAEDLYQTFQRIVESVNVIICTYGDEDGPMGKIMVEPDIGTVGFGSGLHGWAFTLKQFAEMYAAKFAAKGNTQMTAAEHCKKVEDMMKKLWGDRFFDASTGKFLKSANGADGAKFPRTFVALILDPIYKVFDAIMKFNKEETAKLIEKLEIKLDTEDKEKEGKPLLKAVMRRWLPAGEALLQMITIHLPSPVTAQRYRCELLYEGPGDDEAAMGIKNCDSKAPLMVYISKMVPTTDKGRFYAFGRVFSGTVSTGLKVRIMGPNFVPGKKDDLFLKPIQRTILMMGRYVEPIEDVPCGNIVGLVGVDQYLIKTGTITTYEQAHNMKVMKFSVSPVVRVAVEVKNPADLPKLVEGLKRLCKSDPMVQCIIEESGEHIVAGAGELHLEICLKDLEEDHACVPLKKSDPVVSYRETVQAESSVVCLSKSPNKHNRLFMKACPLSDGLAEDIEKGDVTNRQDLKTRARYLADKYEWDVGEARKIWCFGPDGTGPNLLVDVTKGVQYLNEIKDSVVAGFQWAVKEGVLCEENMRAIRFNVHDVTLHTDAIHRGGGQIIPTARRVLYACELTAEPRIMEPIYLVEIQCPEAALGGIYGVLNRRRGHVFEEISVMGTPMRVTKAYLPVNESFGFTADLRSHTGGQAFPQCVFDHWNILAGDPFDPASKPGIVVTETRKRKGLKEGIPALDNYLDKL